A genomic region of Pseudodesulfovibrio sp. S3 contains the following coding sequences:
- the dsrO gene encoding sulfate reduction electron transfer complex DsrMKJOP subunit DsrO, which produces MKNNRRTFIKLAGIAAAGLAVAPKAMASGSAAPVKTNPEAVHAEHWAMVIDTTKLHTEEEIAELAGICHSIHNVPNIEGKKEVKWLWADEYGHTFPEQENPHLSEEVHHRSFPLLCNHCENPPCVRVCPTKATYKRPDGIVAMDYHRCIGCRYCMAGCPYGSRSFNWGEPRLHMDLAKLNPEFPTRMRGVVEKCNFCVERLAVGKMPACVEASHGAIVFGDLSDPDSDVRKVLREKFTIRRKPTAGTEPSVYYII; this is translated from the coding sequence ATGAAGAACAACAGAAGAACCTTCATCAAGCTTGCCGGCATAGCCGCAGCCGGTTTGGCCGTGGCGCCCAAAGCCATGGCCTCGGGCAGCGCCGCTCCGGTGAAGACCAACCCCGAGGCAGTTCATGCCGAACATTGGGCCATGGTCATAGATACCACCAAGCTGCACACCGAAGAAGAAATCGCCGAGTTGGCCGGTATCTGCCACTCCATCCACAATGTCCCGAACATTGAGGGCAAGAAGGAAGTCAAGTGGCTTTGGGCCGACGAGTATGGGCACACCTTCCCGGAGCAGGAAAACCCGCACCTGTCCGAAGAAGTGCACCATCGCTCCTTCCCCCTGCTGTGCAACCATTGCGAAAACCCGCCCTGTGTGCGCGTTTGCCCGACCAAGGCGACCTACAAGCGGCCTGACGGCATCGTGGCCATGGACTATCATCGCTGCATCGGTTGCCGTTACTGCATGGCCGGTTGTCCCTACGGCTCCCGTTCGTTCAACTGGGGCGAGCCCCGGCTGCACATGGATCTGGCCAAGCTGAACCCCGAGTTCCCCACTCGCATGCGTGGCGTAGTCGAGAAGTGCAACTTCTGCGTGGAGCGCCTTGCCGTCGGCAAGATGCCCGCCTGCGTCGAAGCCTCGCACGGGGCCATTGTGTTCGGCGATCTGTCTGATCCTGATTCCGACGTCCGTAAGGTGCTTCGCGAGAAGTTCACCATTCGTCGTAAACCCACTGCAGGCACTGAGCCCAGTGTTTACTACATCATTTAG